Within the Opitutaceae bacterium TAV5 genome, the region CAGGCGGACGGGTTTTTTCATCAGATATCGGAAGAAAGACCGAGGGGGTTGTTGGGGACGGGCGAACGACCGACATGGCCATCGAAGTAAAGGGTATTGCGAAAGTTGCCGTGGACAGGTGCGGGCGGGCAGTTGCCGAGTGTGCTGGTGGTGCCGACGGTATCTCCGAGTGATTTCATATCGGCATCCTGCATCGCCCAGCCACGGGTAAGTTGCGCGGAGGTGAGGCGGGTCAACAGCTTGGGTGGATTGCCGGAGCCCTTCCGGCCCCAAGGACTCCAGCTCGAACCGTCGGGGTCGTACAGTTTGTGGTTGAGCACATAAACGATACCGCGCTGGTCTTCGGGAATGGCTGACATGGTGACGAGCCAGCCGGGACACACGCTTTGTGTGGGGAAGCGCTTCTCGGATTCGGGCTCCGGAAGATTCAGGTAAGGGGCGAGGAGAGCGAGGAAGTCCTGGTTTTCACTCTGGCCCCGTTTCTTGTAACCTTGGCCGACACCGTAAAGGAGCGGACCGGGAAAATAACCTTTGTTGTCATCGACATAGAGGTGGATGCCGACGCCGATCTGGCGAAGGTTGGACTGGCACTGCGCAGCACGTGCGGAGGTACGAACCTTGGATACAACGGGAATCAGGATGCCGGCGAGAGTGCCGATGATGGCGATCACTACAAGCAGTTCGACCAGCGTGAAGGCACGGCGGCCGGCCAGAACGGCTGAACATTTTACTGAGGGCAAGGGGTGCATGGGAGAAAGGATTCGGGGGGGATTGCCGGCGCGCCGGGTTTCGCCGGGGAGAAATCATGCTTTATGACCGGCAGCGCAGGGAACGGCCTGCCAGCAGAACCAGGCAGACAAGGACACCGATGCCAAGCGCGGCGGTGCGTGGCTCCGGAATGGCGGAGACGGAGATGGTGACATTTTCGAGCGTGAAGCTCTCCAGCGCGTTGGCGCCGCCCATTCCGGTGATCACAAAGGTATCGAATGTAATATAGCCCGAGTCGTCTTGTGCCGTGAGGCTGGAGAGTGTGGTGCCGCTGCTGTTGAGGATGCTGAAGGTGATGCTGGTGGCGGTTTCGGAAATGCGGGTGATGCTGAATACTCCGGTGTAGCTGACGCTGTCGGAGAGCACCGTGGCGGTGCCTCCGCTCGCGAGCGCGGAAGTGGACAAGGCGCTGGCGCTGCTGATGAGGTTATTGTTGTTACGGCTGCGCTGATAGAGGTTGAAGGGATTACCTGTCTCGGCGCCGGGATTGGCGAGCAGGGCATAGCCACGGTATTGGTTGAAGGTGGCGTTGTTGGTGCCAGCGGCGTCTTCCGTGATGCGAGTCCCTCTGGAATTGAGAACGCCGATGCGGAGTGCGTTGTTGGCGCTGACTACACCGGCGAGTTTGAAGTCGAATTTTACCGACAGGGTTTCACCGACACCGAGGCTGACGGGACTGCCGGCATCCGTGAAATAGGTGAGAAGTTGACTGGTGTTTGCGCCGACGGTTTGGGTAATGCTGCCGCCGTTGGTCGTGTCGTAGGTTATACGATCAGCGGTTCCCGAGGTGTACCATGTGGACGTCGTCGGGAGGTTCGAGGTCAGCCGGTCACTGGTGAAGTTTTCTGCCAGGATCGTGGCGGCGGAAAGCGCGGGCAGCGTGAGCGAGGCCAGACCGA harbors:
- a CDS encoding N-terminal cleavage protein: MHPLPSVKCSAVLAGRRAFTLVELLVVIAIIGTLAGILIPVVSKVRTSARAAQCQSNLRQIGVGIHLYVDDNKGYFPGPLLYGVGQGYKKRGQSENQDFLALLAPYLNLPEPESEKRFPTQSVCPGWLVTMSAIPEDQRGIVYVLNHKLYDPDGSSWSPWGRKGSGNPPKLLTRLTSAQLTRGWAMQDADMKSLGDTVGTTSTLGNCPPAPVHGNFRNTLYFDGHVGRSPVPNNPLGLSSDI